From the genome of Perca flavescens isolate YP-PL-M2 chromosome 12, PFLA_1.0, whole genome shotgun sequence, one region includes:
- the ankrd12 gene encoding ankyrin repeat domain-containing protein 12 isoform X3, with protein MAKPGSDRDGAMVDKQAGKKSKDKLSPFTKTPKLDRSELLGKEGKAKSSMKRKLSFTTSPLRTEERDSDTDKDVPDKKKVKKEAGGKKSQAPNLLFGYPLSERKQMALLMQMTANSPDSTPSHPSQTTPVQKKVPSSASSRQKDKVNKRNERGETPLHMAAIRGDAKQVKELISLGADVNVKDFAGWTPLHEACNLGYYDVAKVLIAAGAEVNTQGLDDDTPLHDASSSGHKDIVKLLLRHGGNAFQANKRGERPVDVADSQELEQLLKGEVSLSDQDDSSSGILFSAESEDPPSVNPSSVDDNMEDSDTEKDLDGKLATKASSSVPGLDEYEFKDEEEEEDFSKALSDRHILRRELRQREKEEKDRNHVAGKQSGKGDSSTKSKKQKTSRVHCSSDTSSDEMESLSEKRSSPTCSQSSESLKADTRSKKENAEQKDKGKVKKKSKSQNKNKENQEDGKENSKTLVLSLATVSESTEKGREEDSFKMSFSPKDDSSVHLFHLSSIKSPKVNHSLTDKQTPLKQENTKMCISISDSSCPVDGVKYNHYTEADYCTEGSSTKGCKHKEKSKHQQKDSSGDGDDGHLSPYKDGSIGNSVDSSEGALRKTDLDGKVVKKHKLKHKEKDKRRREYEAERSRHRQKEARKDSHRNLEFDREFWKENFFKSDETDEHLPVKKEGEDISSLQKTSDSSFVKDERNTKEKHSSSKEKKLREEREKDKAVKKERKEAAGKEEKVKDSKLSEREERVEWRIPEESLQSNSMKEETEEKPISGITADQEQLELSEKGSREKTDKRLPGKEKDSEKMEKRHPDKEKKVKTEHVDKADSQNSVDRWKEKERTGAISSFSPGDKNYKENEKLKTLSTTKKNEDSRKNKDKFDKRSDRERQDREYSVGDHREKERTNSDKKGKPFEKTADHSKSDRSKEKDCDRKKRDKIKDGTLSSSSNLKLLLEEKKSFLSESSKSLSTKSKEEVVRTPEKDRDRRDRDRDSDKHKDKDKDRHKDRSQQAKISKAKSSETDADKAKSKASPATRDTKPKEKRLVNDDLMQTSFERMLSLKDQEIEQWHRKHLEKIKQKERERLKHRPLVDPGKSKPKDRTKSELCLSKELMRSKSSEASDVQNREKSLKDGTSPRTMSLDGKSLPSINAKVMSAVENCLTRSPRPDSERCGLMSRSVSLVSVASSEDSCQATTLTPRHIEYDSDMNLEALDSQSAFLRSSLVIQATRSPSVHDKDCNSLPDVPQSNRTLLPSRHESPYLRAILDEDANSSTEGKAVENLPAPSQPAEELGTRETSAETEQSLNSQQQCMNSVAHSVTEMEGSAPGSLTPQISNKDPQSKSLTLPEYSGSQTGSTEQTTLPSSDPPVAKDVQCPTENSKAECSNEDSDQPSTPTACLSAELSELTNTKPLQQREPLAVSGMESVQETESGTVHVSDLKDEPLENADRAEEESMETETFGTDDRGSPLPSTSTHVPSSTAGDSLPGFGQISTESKLFQEDMLVNDQDCMNSIASSDTAVSCLDAQMEKKDSMPSASSCSASPEHKAEEMTDVQPSSGNNSGAAVSVTTECSSVEDSLATEGLSESAAEASSEPIKVTPADEKPESSSAGEEPSQSTVQSAAQSDTSSSSSSSSSSTCSASRSSSPQSGERDSDSSGARVKVRSADEDVDVHVPHPRKRKMPKFPSSQLCSTTQQEKERGQQSLAAIVDSVKLEEIQPYQTERANPYYEFLHIRKKIEEKRKVLCSVTPQPPQYYDEYVTFNGSYLLDGNPLSKLCIPTITPPPSLPEQLKEMFKQQEVVRMKLRLQHSIEREKLIVSNEQEVLRVHYRAARTLANQSLPFSACTVLLDAEVYNMPQDVQSDDGKTSVRDRFNARQFMSWLQDVDDKFDKLKTCLLMRQQHEAAALNAVQRLEWQLKLQELDLATYKSTSIFEIPEFYIPLVEVNDDFDLTPI; from the exons ATGGCCAAACCTGGGAGTGACAGAGATGGAGCCATGGTGGATAAGCAGGCGGGGAAGAAG AGCAAAGACAAGTTGTCCCCTTTCACCAAAACTCCGAAGCTGGACCGGAGTGAGTTGCTGGGGAAGGAGGGGAAAGCCAAGTCTTCCATGAAGCGCAAGCTCTCCTTCACTACCAGTCCGCTCCGGACAGAGGAGCGAGACTCAGACACAG ATAAAGATGTACCAGACAAAAAGAAGGTGAAAAAGGAGGCTGGGGGCAAAAAGTCCCAGGCTCCCAACCTTTTGTTTGGGTATCCTTTGTCAGAACGAAAACAGATGGCTCTTCTAATGCAGATGACTGCCAACAGTCCAG ACTCTACTCCCAGTCACCCCTCACAAACGACCCCTGTGCAGAAGAAAGTCCCCAGCAGTGCCTCGTCTCGACAGAAGGACAAGGTCAACAAGAGGAACGAGCGAGGGGAGACTCCCCTTCACATGGCAGCCATCCGGGGAGACGCCAAGCAAGTTAAAGAGCTCATTAGCCTGGGAGCTGACGTCAATGTCAAAGACTTTGCAG GTTGGACTCCTCTTCACGAAGCCTGTAATCTTGGTTACTATGATGTGGCCAAGGTCTTAATAGCAGCAGGTGCAGAGGTAAACACGCAGGGTCTGGATGATGACACGCCACTCCATGATGCTTCCAGCAGCGGGCATAAAGAT ATTGTGAAACTGCTGTTACGCCACGGTGGTAACGCCTTCCAGGCCAACAAGCGCGGGGAGCGCCCGGTGGACGTTGCAGACTCTCAGGAGCTGGAGCAGCTATTAAAGGGAGAGGTGTCGCTGTCGGACCAAGATGACAGCTCTTCAG GTATTCTCTTCTCTGCAGAGTCTGAAGACCCTCCATCTGTCAATCCATCCAGTGTGGATGACAACATGGAGGACTCTGATACTGAAAAGGACTTGGACGGCAAACTGGCCACGAAAGCGTCATCGTCTGTGCCAGGGCTGGATGAGTATGAGTTTAaggacgaggaagaggaggaggatttCAGTAAAGCCCTGAGCGACAGACACATTCTCCGCAGGGAACTACGGCAgcgggagaaggaggagaaagatAGGAATCATGTGGCAGGAAAGCAGAGTGGAAAAGGCGATTCCTCTACAAAATCCAAAAAGCAGAAGACTTCTCGTGTCCACTGCAGCTCAGATACCTCCAGCGACGAAATGGAGAGCCTTTCAGAGAAAAGGAGTTCCCCCACCTGCTCTCAGAGCTCAGAGAGCCTCAAGGCAGATACAAGGTCTAAAAAGGAGAATGCTGAGCAAAAGGACAAGGGCAAAGTCAAGAAGAAGAGCAAAAGccagaataaaaacaaagaaaaccaaGAGGATGGGAAAGAGAACAGCAAAACATTGGTCCTCTCTCTCGCAACCGTGTCCGAGAGCACAGAAAAGGGTCGGGAGGAGGACTCCTTCAAGATGTCTTTCAGTCCGAAAGATGACTCATCCGTCCACCTCTTTCATTTGTCGTCCATAAAATCTCCCAAAGTGAACCACAGCCTGACCGATAAACAAACACCACTCAAACAGGAAAATACTAAGATGTGCATTTCCATCAGTGACAGCTCATGTCCGGTGGACGGTGTCAAATACAACCACTACACAGAGGCAGACTACTGCACCGAAGGCTCCAGCACCAAGGGGTGTAAGCACAAGGAAAAGAGCAAACACCAACAGAAAGACTCCAGTGGAGATGGGGACGATGGTCATTTGAGTCCTTACAAAGACGGCAGCATAGGAAACAGTGTGGACAGCTCTGAAGGTGCCTTACGGAAGACCGACTTAGATGGCAAAGTGGTAAAAAAGCATAAACTTAAACACAAGGAGAAAGACAAACGCAGGAGGGAATATGAGGCAGAGCGGAGCCGCCACAGGCAGAAGGAGGCCAGGAAAGACAGCCACAGGAATTTGGAGTTTGACAGAGAATTCTGGAAAGAGAATTTTTTCAAAAGTGATGAGACCGATGAACATCTGCCAGTAAAAAAGGAAGGGGAAGACATTAGCTCACTTCAGAAGACTTCCGATTCCTCTTTTGTCAAAGATGAGAGAAACACGAAGGAGAAACACTCAAGCAGCAAGGAAAAGAAGCTGAGAGAAGAGCGAGAAAAAGACAAGGCTGTGAAAAAAGAGCGAAAGGAGGCTGCTGGTAAAGAGGAGAAGGTAAAGGATTCAAAGTTGAGTGAGCGTGAAGAGAGAGTGGAGTGGAGGATTCCAGAGGAGTCGCTGCAGAGCAACAGCATGAAAGAAGAGACAGAAGAGAAACCCATAAGTGGGATCACAGCTGATCAAGAACAGCTGGAGCTCTCTGAAAAAGGATCACGTGAGAAAACCGACAAGAGGCTCCCAGGAAAAGAGAAGGATTCAGAGAAAATGGAGAAAAGGCATCCTGACAaggaaaaaaaggttaaaacgGAGCATGTTGACAAAGCTGATTCACAGAATTCAGTGGATCGTtggaaggaaaaagagagaacagGAGCCATTTCTTCTTTCTCGCCTGGCGataaaaactacaaagagaATGAGAAACTGAAAACTTTATCCACAACCAAAAAGAATGAGGACAGCaggaaaaataaagataagTTTGACAAGCGGTCTGATAGGGAGAGACAGGACCGAGAATATAGTGTTGGGGATCACAGGGAAAAGGAACGCACCAACTCTGATAAGAAAGGAAAACCTTTTGAGAAAACTGCAGATCATAGTAAATCTGATCGTTCAAAAGAAAAGGACTGTGacaggaaaaagagagataaaaTAAAAGATGGGACTCTTTCCTCAAGCTCCAATCTGAAATTACTtttagaagagaagaagagCTTTCTGTCCGAGAGCAGCAAGTCCTTATCTACAAAATCAAAGGAGGAAGTTGTGAGAACACCAGAGAAGGATCGCGACCGGAGAGACCGGGACAGAGACTCAGATAAACACAAGGACAAGGATAAGGACCGGCACAAAGACCGCTCCCAGCAGGCCAAAATCAGCAAGGCCAAATCCAGCGAGACCGATGCCGACAAGGCCAAATCCAAAGCCTCGCCAGCAACACGAGACACCAAGCCCAAAGAGAAGAGGCTTGTGAATGATGACTTGATGCAGACCAGCTTTGAACGCATGCTCAGCCTGAAGGACCAGGAGATTGAGCAGTGGCACCGCAAACACCTGgagaaaattaaacaaaaagagCGAGAGAGGCTTAAACACCGGCCTCTGGTAGATCCAGGCAAGTCCAAACCTAAAGACAGAACAAAGTCTGAACTGTGCCTGAGTAAGGAGCTCATGCGCTCAAAAAGCTCTGAAGCCTCTGATGTCCAAAACCGAGAGAAATCCCTGAAGGACGGCACCAGCCCCAGAACAATGTCGCTTGATGGAAAGAGTCTGCCCTCTATCAACGCAAAGGTCATGTCAGCTGTGGAAAACTGTCTGACCAGATCACCCCGACCAGACAGCGAGCGCTGTGGCCTCATGTCCAGGTCCGTGTCATTGGTTTCTGTCGCTAGCTCAGAGGATTCGTGTCAGGCGACAACATTAACGCCCAGACACATTGAATACGACTCTGACATGAACCTGGAAGCCTTAGACTCTCAATCTGCATTCCTCCGGTCTTCCCTCGTCATTCAAGCTACCAGATCGCCGTCTGTTCACGATAAAGATTGCAACAGTCTTCCAGATGTGCCGCAAAGTAATCGGACGCTGCTGCCCAGCAGACATGAATCTCCATACCTCAGGGCTATTCTGGACGAAGATGCCAACTCATCGACTGAAGGTAAAGCTGTTGAAAATCTGCCAGCACCCAGTCAGCCGGCTGAGGAGCTGGGAACAAGAGAGACCTCGGCAGAAACCGAGCAGAGCCTCAACAGTCAACAACAATGTATGAATTCAGTTGCTCATTCAGTCACAGAGATGGAAGGGAGCGCTCCTGGTAGTTTAACACCACAAATTTCAAACAAAGATCCTCAGAGTAAAAGCCTGACACTTCCCGAGTACAGCGGCTCTCAAACCGGGTCAACAGAGCAGACAACTCTTCCCTCCTCGGACCCCCCTGTTGCAAAGGACGTCCAGTGTCCGACAGAGAATTCAAAAGCAGAGTGTAGTAATGAGGATTCAGATCAACCATCGACTCCTACAGCTTGTCTATCTGCTGAGCTGTCGGAGCTTACAAACACAAAACCCCTCCAGCAGAGGGAACCACTTGCTGTTTCTGGTATGGAGAGCGTGCAGGAGACAGAATCGGGTACCGTGCACGTTTCTGACCTTAAAGACGAACCTCTTGAGAATGCTGATAGAGCAGAAGAAGAGAGTATGGAAACCGAGACTTTCGGAACAGACGATAGAGGAAGTCCGTTACCCTCCACCAGTACGCATGTTCCCAGCTCCACTGCGGGGGATTCCTTGCCAGGTTTTGGCCAAATAAGCACAGAGTCCAAATTGTTTCAAGAGGATATGCTTGTAAATGACCAAGACTGCATGAACTCAATAGCTTCCAGTGACACTGCAGTTTCATGTCTCGATGCTCAGATGGAGAAAAAGGACAGTATGCCCTCAGCATCTTCCTGTAGTGCAAGCCCTGAACACAAGGCTGAAGAGATGACTGATGTACAACCGAGCTCAGGGAACAACAGTGGTGCTGCCGTTTCTGTTACAACCGAGTGTTCATCAGTTGAGGACAGCCTGGCTACAGAGGGCTTATCTGAATCCGCTGCAGAGGCCAGCTCAGAGCCAATAAAGGTGACTCCTGCCGATGAGAAACCAGAGTCTTCTTCAGCTGGAGAAGAACCGAGTCAAAGCACCGTCCAATCGGCAGCTCAGTCtgacaccagcagcagcagcagcagcagcagcagtagtaccTGCAGCGCCTCAAGGAGCTCCTCTCCACAATCTGGAGAACGGGATTCAGATTCTTCTGGGGCTAGGGTCAAGGTTCGCTCTGCAGACGAGGATGTGGATGTCCATGTTCCCCATCCACGGAAGCGAAAGATGCCTAAATTTCCGAGCTCCCAGTTATGCTCCACGACTcagcaggagaaggagagaggccAGCAGTCTCTGGCTGCTATTGTAGACTCTGTAAAGCTGGAGGAGATTCAACCCTACCAGACAGAGAGGGCCAACCCTTACTACGAGTTCCTGCACATCCGGAAGAAGATCGAGGAGAAGCGCAAAGTGTTGTGCAGCGTCACCCCCCAGCCACCACAGTATTATGATGAATATGTCACCTTCAACGGATCCTACCTCTTAGATGGGAACCCGCTCAGCAAGCTCTGCATACCAACA ATAACTCCACCTCCATCATTACCTGAGCAGCTGAAAGAGATGTTCAAACAACAAGAGGTGGTCCGTATGAAACTCCGACTACAACACAGCATTGAAAGG GAA
- the ankrd12 gene encoding ankyrin repeat domain-containing protein 12 isoform X4 translates to MAKPGSDRDGAMVDKQAGKKSKDKLSPFTKTPKLDRSELLGKEGKAKSSMKRKLSFTTSPLRTEERDSDTDKDVPDKKKVKKEAGGKKSQAPNLLFGYPLSERKQMALLMQMTANSPDSTPSHPSQTTPVQKKVPSSASSRQKDKVNKRNERGETPLHMAAIRGDAKQVKELISLGADVNVKDFAGWTPLHEACNLGYYDVAKVLIAAGAEVNTQGLDDDTPLHDASSSGHKDIVKLLLRHGGNAFQANKRGERPVDVADSQELEQLLKGEVSLSDQDDSSSESEDPPSVNPSSVDDNMEDSDTEKDLDGKLATKASSSVPGLDEYEFKDEEEEEDFSKALSDRHILRRELRQREKEEKDRNHVAGKQSGKGDSSTKSKKQKTSRVHCSSDTSSDEMESLSEKRSSPTCSQSSESLKADTRSKKENAEQKDKGKVKKKSKSQNKNKENQEDGKENSKTLVLSLATVSESTEKGREEDSFKMSFSPKDDSSVHLFHLSSIKSPKVNHSLTDKQTPLKQENTKMCISISDSSCPVDGVKYNHYTEADYCTEGSSTKGCKHKEKSKHQQKDSSGDGDDGHLSPYKDGSIGNSVDSSEGALRKTDLDGKVVKKHKLKHKEKDKRRREYEAERSRHRQKEARKDSHRNLEFDREFWKENFFKSDETDEHLPVKKEGEDISSLQKTSDSSFVKDERNTKEKHSSSKEKKLREEREKDKAVKKERKEAAGKEEKVKDSKLSEREERVEWRIPEESLQSNSMKEETEEKPISGITADQEQLELSEKGSREKTDKRLPGKEKDSEKMEKRHPDKEKKVKTEHVDKADSQNSVDRWKEKERTGAISSFSPGDKNYKENEKLKTLSTTKKNEDSRKNKDKFDKRSDRERQDREYSVGDHREKERTNSDKKGKPFEKTADHSKSDRSKEKDCDRKKRDKIKDGTLSSSSNLKLLLEEKKSFLSESSKSLSTKSKEEVVRTPEKDRDRRDRDRDSDKHKDKDKDRHKDRSQQAKISKAKSSETDADKAKSKASPATRDTKPKEKRLVNDDLMQTSFERMLSLKDQEIEQWHRKHLEKIKQKERERLKHRPLVDPGKSKPKDRTKSELCLSKELMRSKSSEASDVQNREKSLKDGTSPRTMSLDGKSLPSINAKVMSAVENCLTRSPRPDSERCGLMSRSVSLVSVASSEDSCQATTLTPRHIEYDSDMNLEALDSQSAFLRSSLVIQATRSPSVHDKDCNSLPDVPQSNRTLLPSRHESPYLRAILDEDANSSTEGKAVENLPAPSQPAEELGTRETSAETEQSLNSQQQCMNSVAHSVTEMEGSAPGSLTPQISNKDPQSKSLTLPEYSGSQTGSTEQTTLPSSDPPVAKDVQCPTENSKAECSNEDSDQPSTPTACLSAELSELTNTKPLQQREPLAVSGMESVQETESGTVHVSDLKDEPLENADRAEEESMETETFGTDDRGSPLPSTSTHVPSSTAGDSLPGFGQISTESKLFQEDMLVNDQDCMNSIASSDTAVSCLDAQMEKKDSMPSASSCSASPEHKAEEMTDVQPSSGNNSGAAVSVTTECSSVEDSLATEGLSESAAEASSEPIKVTPADEKPESSSAGEEPSQSTVQSAAQSDTSSSSSSSSSSTCSASRSSSPQSGERDSDSSGARVKVRSADEDVDVHVPHPRKRKMPKFPSSQLCSTTQQEKERGQQSLAAIVDSVKLEEIQPYQTERANPYYEFLHIRKKIEEKRKVLCSVTPQPPQYYDEYVTFNGSYLLDGNPLSKLCIPTITPPPSLPEQLKEMFKQQEVVRMKLRLQHSIEREKLIVSNEQEVLRVHYRAARTLANQSLPFSACTVLLDAEVYNMPQDVQSDDGKTSVRDRFNARQFMSWLQDVDDKFDKLKTCLLMRQQHEAAALNAVQRLEWQLKLQELDLATYKSTSIFEIPEFYIPLVEVNDDFDLTPI, encoded by the exons ATGGCCAAACCTGGGAGTGACAGAGATGGAGCCATGGTGGATAAGCAGGCGGGGAAGAAG AGCAAAGACAAGTTGTCCCCTTTCACCAAAACTCCGAAGCTGGACCGGAGTGAGTTGCTGGGGAAGGAGGGGAAAGCCAAGTCTTCCATGAAGCGCAAGCTCTCCTTCACTACCAGTCCGCTCCGGACAGAGGAGCGAGACTCAGACACAG ATAAAGATGTACCAGACAAAAAGAAGGTGAAAAAGGAGGCTGGGGGCAAAAAGTCCCAGGCTCCCAACCTTTTGTTTGGGTATCCTTTGTCAGAACGAAAACAGATGGCTCTTCTAATGCAGATGACTGCCAACAGTCCAG ACTCTACTCCCAGTCACCCCTCACAAACGACCCCTGTGCAGAAGAAAGTCCCCAGCAGTGCCTCGTCTCGACAGAAGGACAAGGTCAACAAGAGGAACGAGCGAGGGGAGACTCCCCTTCACATGGCAGCCATCCGGGGAGACGCCAAGCAAGTTAAAGAGCTCATTAGCCTGGGAGCTGACGTCAATGTCAAAGACTTTGCAG GTTGGACTCCTCTTCACGAAGCCTGTAATCTTGGTTACTATGATGTGGCCAAGGTCTTAATAGCAGCAGGTGCAGAGGTAAACACGCAGGGTCTGGATGATGACACGCCACTCCATGATGCTTCCAGCAGCGGGCATAAAGAT ATTGTGAAACTGCTGTTACGCCACGGTGGTAACGCCTTCCAGGCCAACAAGCGCGGGGAGCGCCCGGTGGACGTTGCAGACTCTCAGGAGCTGGAGCAGCTATTAAAGGGAGAGGTGTCGCTGTCGGACCAAGATGACAGCTCTTCAG AGTCTGAAGACCCTCCATCTGTCAATCCATCCAGTGTGGATGACAACATGGAGGACTCTGATACTGAAAAGGACTTGGACGGCAAACTGGCCACGAAAGCGTCATCGTCTGTGCCAGGGCTGGATGAGTATGAGTTTAaggacgaggaagaggaggaggatttCAGTAAAGCCCTGAGCGACAGACACATTCTCCGCAGGGAACTACGGCAgcgggagaaggaggagaaagatAGGAATCATGTGGCAGGAAAGCAGAGTGGAAAAGGCGATTCCTCTACAAAATCCAAAAAGCAGAAGACTTCTCGTGTCCACTGCAGCTCAGATACCTCCAGCGACGAAATGGAGAGCCTTTCAGAGAAAAGGAGTTCCCCCACCTGCTCTCAGAGCTCAGAGAGCCTCAAGGCAGATACAAGGTCTAAAAAGGAGAATGCTGAGCAAAAGGACAAGGGCAAAGTCAAGAAGAAGAGCAAAAGccagaataaaaacaaagaaaaccaaGAGGATGGGAAAGAGAACAGCAAAACATTGGTCCTCTCTCTCGCAACCGTGTCCGAGAGCACAGAAAAGGGTCGGGAGGAGGACTCCTTCAAGATGTCTTTCAGTCCGAAAGATGACTCATCCGTCCACCTCTTTCATTTGTCGTCCATAAAATCTCCCAAAGTGAACCACAGCCTGACCGATAAACAAACACCACTCAAACAGGAAAATACTAAGATGTGCATTTCCATCAGTGACAGCTCATGTCCGGTGGACGGTGTCAAATACAACCACTACACAGAGGCAGACTACTGCACCGAAGGCTCCAGCACCAAGGGGTGTAAGCACAAGGAAAAGAGCAAACACCAACAGAAAGACTCCAGTGGAGATGGGGACGATGGTCATTTGAGTCCTTACAAAGACGGCAGCATAGGAAACAGTGTGGACAGCTCTGAAGGTGCCTTACGGAAGACCGACTTAGATGGCAAAGTGGTAAAAAAGCATAAACTTAAACACAAGGAGAAAGACAAACGCAGGAGGGAATATGAGGCAGAGCGGAGCCGCCACAGGCAGAAGGAGGCCAGGAAAGACAGCCACAGGAATTTGGAGTTTGACAGAGAATTCTGGAAAGAGAATTTTTTCAAAAGTGATGAGACCGATGAACATCTGCCAGTAAAAAAGGAAGGGGAAGACATTAGCTCACTTCAGAAGACTTCCGATTCCTCTTTTGTCAAAGATGAGAGAAACACGAAGGAGAAACACTCAAGCAGCAAGGAAAAGAAGCTGAGAGAAGAGCGAGAAAAAGACAAGGCTGTGAAAAAAGAGCGAAAGGAGGCTGCTGGTAAAGAGGAGAAGGTAAAGGATTCAAAGTTGAGTGAGCGTGAAGAGAGAGTGGAGTGGAGGATTCCAGAGGAGTCGCTGCAGAGCAACAGCATGAAAGAAGAGACAGAAGAGAAACCCATAAGTGGGATCACAGCTGATCAAGAACAGCTGGAGCTCTCTGAAAAAGGATCACGTGAGAAAACCGACAAGAGGCTCCCAGGAAAAGAGAAGGATTCAGAGAAAATGGAGAAAAGGCATCCTGACAaggaaaaaaaggttaaaacgGAGCATGTTGACAAAGCTGATTCACAGAATTCAGTGGATCGTtggaaggaaaaagagagaacagGAGCCATTTCTTCTTTCTCGCCTGGCGataaaaactacaaagagaATGAGAAACTGAAAACTTTATCCACAACCAAAAAGAATGAGGACAGCaggaaaaataaagataagTTTGACAAGCGGTCTGATAGGGAGAGACAGGACCGAGAATATAGTGTTGGGGATCACAGGGAAAAGGAACGCACCAACTCTGATAAGAAAGGAAAACCTTTTGAGAAAACTGCAGATCATAGTAAATCTGATCGTTCAAAAGAAAAGGACTGTGacaggaaaaagagagataaaaTAAAAGATGGGACTCTTTCCTCAAGCTCCAATCTGAAATTACTtttagaagagaagaagagCTTTCTGTCCGAGAGCAGCAAGTCCTTATCTACAAAATCAAAGGAGGAAGTTGTGAGAACACCAGAGAAGGATCGCGACCGGAGAGACCGGGACAGAGACTCAGATAAACACAAGGACAAGGATAAGGACCGGCACAAAGACCGCTCCCAGCAGGCCAAAATCAGCAAGGCCAAATCCAGCGAGACCGATGCCGACAAGGCCAAATCCAAAGCCTCGCCAGCAACACGAGACACCAAGCCCAAAGAGAAGAGGCTTGTGAATGATGACTTGATGCAGACCAGCTTTGAACGCATGCTCAGCCTGAAGGACCAGGAGATTGAGCAGTGGCACCGCAAACACCTGgagaaaattaaacaaaaagagCGAGAGAGGCTTAAACACCGGCCTCTGGTAGATCCAGGCAAGTCCAAACCTAAAGACAGAACAAAGTCTGAACTGTGCCTGAGTAAGGAGCTCATGCGCTCAAAAAGCTCTGAAGCCTCTGATGTCCAAAACCGAGAGAAATCCCTGAAGGACGGCACCAGCCCCAGAACAATGTCGCTTGATGGAAAGAGTCTGCCCTCTATCAACGCAAAGGTCATGTCAGCTGTGGAAAACTGTCTGACCAGATCACCCCGACCAGACAGCGAGCGCTGTGGCCTCATGTCCAGGTCCGTGTCATTGGTTTCTGTCGCTAGCTCAGAGGATTCGTGTCAGGCGACAACATTAACGCCCAGACACATTGAATACGACTCTGACATGAACCTGGAAGCCTTAGACTCTCAATCTGCATTCCTCCGGTCTTCCCTCGTCATTCAAGCTACCAGATCGCCGTCTGTTCACGATAAAGATTGCAACAGTCTTCCAGATGTGCCGCAAAGTAATCGGACGCTGCTGCCCAGCAGACATGAATCTCCATACCTCAGGGCTATTCTGGACGAAGATGCCAACTCATCGACTGAAGGTAAAGCTGTTGAAAATCTGCCAGCACCCAGTCAGCCGGCTGAGGAGCTGGGAACAAGAGAGACCTCGGCAGAAACCGAGCAGAGCCTCAACAGTCAACAACAATGTATGAATTCAGTTGCTCATTCAGTCACAGAGATGGAAGGGAGCGCTCCTGGTAGTTTAACACCACAAATTTCAAACAAAGATCCTCAGAGTAAAAGCCTGACACTTCCCGAGTACAGCGGCTCTCAAACCGGGTCAACAGAGCAGACAACTCTTCCCTCCTCGGACCCCCCTGTTGCAAAGGACGTCCAGTGTCCGACAGAGAATTCAAAAGCAGAGTGTAGTAATGAGGATTCAGATCAACCATCGACTCCTACAGCTTGTCTATCTGCTGAGCTGTCGGAGCTTACAAACACAAAACCCCTCCAGCAGAGGGAACCACTTGCTGTTTCTGGTATGGAGAGCGTGCAGGAGACAGAATCGGGTACCGTGCACGTTTCTGACCTTAAAGACGAACCTCTTGAGAATGCTGATAGAGCAGAAGAAGAGAGTATGGAAACCGAGACTTTCGGAACAGACGATAGAGGAAGTCCGTTACCCTCCACCAGTACGCATGTTCCCAGCTCCACTGCGGGGGATTCCTTGCCAGGTTTTGGCCAAATAAGCACAGAGTCCAAATTGTTTCAAGAGGATATGCTTGTAAATGACCAAGACTGCATGAACTCAATAGCTTCCAGTGACACTGCAGTTTCATGTCTCGATGCTCAGATGGAGAAAAAGGACAGTATGCCCTCAGCATCTTCCTGTAGTGCAAGCCCTGAACACAAGGCTGAAGAGATGACTGATGTACAACCGAGCTCAGGGAACAACAGTGGTGCTGCCGTTTCTGTTACAACCGAGTGTTCATCAGTTGAGGACAGCCTGGCTACAGAGGGCTTATCTGAATCCGCTGCAGAGGCCAGCTCAGAGCCAATAAAGGTGACTCCTGCCGATGAGAAACCAGAGTCTTCTTCAGCTGGAGAAGAACCGAGTCAAAGCACCGTCCAATCGGCAGCTCAGTCtgacaccagcagcagcagcagcagcagcagcagtagtaccTGCAGCGCCTCAAGGAGCTCCTCTCCACAATCTGGAGAACGGGATTCAGATTCTTCTGGGGCTAGGGTCAAGGTTCGCTCTGCAGACGAGGATGTGGATGTCCATGTTCCCCATCCACGGAAGCGAAAGATGCCTAAATTTCCGAGCTCCCAGTTATGCTCCACGACTcagcaggagaaggagagaggccAGCAGTCTCTGGCTGCTATTGTAGACTCTGTAAAGCTGGAGGAGATTCAACCCTACCAGACAGAGAGGGCCAACCCTTACTACGAGTTCCTGCACATCCGGAAGAAGATCGAGGAGAAGCGCAAAGTGTTGTGCAGCGTCACCCCCCAGCCACCACAGTATTATGATGAATATGTCACCTTCAACGGATCCTACCTCTTAGATGGGAACCCGCTCAGCAAGCTCTGCATACCAACA ATAACTCCACCTCCATCATTACCTGAGCAGCTGAAAGAGATGTTCAAACAACAAGAGGTGGTCCGTATGAAACTCCGACTACAACACAGCATTGAAAGG GAA